One genomic window of Cellulophaga sp. Hel_I_12 includes the following:
- a CDS encoding TlpA disulfide reductase family protein — translation MLALSCENKTITNQFFINGKYKGNDDTKLRLVYTDIDQNLVIDTIPLVNGGFTAKGFIQDITFAKILTLEDIPNRHSRISFFIEPGETQIELESGAFENANVSSGNTQIEYEILNKLERPIYNRIDGLILYRDSILNKQYDDKNSKVLLKRKKEISHEVQNKLDSIKSIRLNFSTENPNSLLSGFYVGLMYLRKLPIDSLMYYNKRFGENVKKSLFGKMLEQGLLEKSITSKIGDKAPSFSLKNVHNETVKLEDFKGKYILIDFWASSCVPCRKASPKLNNLYKKFHPKGVEFVGITSDSQISTWKKAIAKDKTTLWHHLRLGKESTSIGMKYNVQIIPTYILIDTNGVIIGRFNSSSDNNLNLISLEAKLESLFVDI, via the coding sequence ATGTTAGCATTAAGTTGCGAGAACAAAACGATTACAAACCAATTCTTTATTAATGGGAAGTACAAAGGGAACGATGATACTAAATTAAGACTAGTTTACACAGATATTGATCAAAATTTGGTTATAGATACTATTCCTTTGGTTAATGGAGGTTTTACAGCAAAAGGTTTCATTCAAGATATCACTTTTGCCAAAATACTTACTCTTGAAGATATTCCAAACAGACATAGTCGAATATCCTTTTTCATAGAACCTGGTGAGACTCAAATAGAATTGGAATCAGGCGCTTTTGAAAATGCAAATGTCAGCAGTGGAAATACCCAAATAGAATATGAAATTTTAAACAAATTAGAAAGGCCGATATATAATAGAATTGATGGATTAATTTTATACCGGGACTCAATATTGAATAAGCAGTACGATGATAAAAATTCTAAAGTCCTATTAAAAAGAAAAAAAGAAATTTCCCATGAAGTGCAAAATAAACTTGATAGCATCAAGTCTATTCGACTTAATTTTAGTACTGAAAACCCAAATTCGCTATTAAGTGGATTCTATGTTGGTCTTATGTATTTAAGAAAACTGCCCATTGATTCGTTAATGTATTATAATAAGCGTTTTGGTGAAAATGTAAAGAAAAGCCTTTTTGGTAAAATGCTTGAACAAGGATTACTCGAAAAAAGTATTACATCTAAAATTGGAGATAAAGCTCCTAGTTTTTCTTTAAAAAATGTTCACAATGAAACTGTAAAGCTCGAAGATTTTAAAGGTAAATACATATTAATTGATTTTTGGGCCAGTTCATGTGTCCCGTGTAGAAAAGCTAGTCCTAAATTAAACAATTTGTATAAAAAATTTCATCCAAAAGGGGTAGAGTTTGTTGGTATAACTAGTGATTCACAAATCAGCACTTGGAAAAAGGCTATAGCAAAGGACAAAACAACCTTATGGCATCATCTCCGTCTTGGAAAAGAAAGTACTTCAATTGGTATGAAATATAATGTCCAAATAATTCCTACCTATATTTTAATTGATACAAATGGGGTAATAATTGGTAGATTTAATAGCAGTTCAGACAATAATCTTAATCTAATTAGTTTAGAAGCTAAACTTGAAAGTCTTTTTGTTGACATCTAA
- a CDS encoding cysteine peptidase family C39 domain-containing protein has protein sequence MIHTNKAFTLYKQLISKICEPTCFQKIPKHYGKLISLQKILEVSETTREGGNLLELSDAAEAIGFKTIGVKLEFNKLKEAPLPFIEHWNKKHFAVFYKIKKMKSLFLILRIV, from the coding sequence ATGATTCACACGAATAAAGCTTTTACGCTTTATAAACAACTTATTTCTAAAATCTGTGAGCCAACTTGTTTTCAAAAAATACCCAAACACTATGGAAAGCTAATTTCACTTCAAAAAATACTAGAGGTTTCTGAAACCACCAGAGAAGGCGGTAACTTGTTAGAGCTAAGTGATGCCGCAGAAGCTATTGGTTTTAAGACTATCGGAGTTAAGTTGGAGTTTAATAAACTAAAGGAAGCCCCATTGCCTTTTATTGAGCATTGGAACAAAAAGCACTTTGCAGTGTTTTACAAAATAAAAAAAATGAAGTCTTTGTTTCTGATCTTGCGTATAGTTTAA
- a CDS encoding TlpA disulfide reductase family protein codes for MNNSNFLSKFNFYLIFCFLILGCKQDYKNGQFLLKGKLTPPHTTKKIVLSYIDTRGIKIRDTLQIVDNKFTAKGKINGAIQVSLSGNTLSTYTDDPNYTTFFLEPNIQTTLIVEENNFKQAKITGSKTQKEEEELRKKTAALYAEIEPILAERDELVSKGDMHSNRFKQLVIEQEQKLEKIRKIRLNFITKNPSSFLSPFYLKWYFQSISLDSVNKLYNSFDENIKNGYYGIVLHEKIKASSVKSKIGDKAANFELPDKNGNIISLRNYEGKYVLIDFWASWCGPCRKNSPMLKEVFQKFNNKGFEVIGIALEDDKMKWQKAIEVDKVSIWDHVIAGKDNTLGEEYNFKAIPAYILIDKNGLIIDRFLGEDGDIINKLEEKLNSLLGAGHRNFSS; via the coding sequence ATGAATAATTCAAATTTTCTAAGTAAATTTAATTTTTACTTAATATTTTGTTTTTTAATATTAGGATGTAAACAAGATTATAAGAATGGACAATTTCTTTTAAAAGGAAAGTTGACTCCTCCCCACACAACAAAAAAGATCGTTTTATCCTATATAGATACTAGGGGAATTAAAATCAGAGATACACTTCAAATAGTTGATAATAAATTTACTGCAAAAGGGAAAATTAATGGAGCAATTCAAGTTAGTTTGTCTGGAAATACTCTATCCACCTATACCGATGACCCTAATTATACTACCTTTTTTTTAGAACCAAACATTCAAACAACCTTAATTGTAGAAGAAAATAATTTTAAGCAAGCGAAGATTACTGGATCTAAAACACAGAAAGAGGAAGAAGAATTACGAAAAAAAACAGCCGCCTTATATGCTGAAATAGAACCAATACTAGCTGAACGAGACGAATTAGTTAGTAAAGGCGATATGCATTCTAATCGTTTTAAACAACTAGTGATAGAACAGGAACAAAAGCTAGAAAAAATCAGGAAAATAAGATTGAACTTTATAACTAAAAATCCAAGTTCGTTTCTAAGTCCATTTTATTTAAAATGGTATTTTCAAAGTATATCATTAGATTCTGTAAATAAATTGTACAATAGTTTTGATGAAAATATAAAAAATGGATATTATGGAATAGTATTACATGAAAAAATCAAAGCAAGCTCTGTTAAAAGTAAAATTGGTGATAAAGCTGCTAATTTTGAACTACCAGATAAGAATGGAAATATTATATCACTAAGAAATTATGAAGGAAAATATGTTTTGATAGACTTTTGGGCAAGTTGGTGTGGTCCTTGCAGAAAAAATAGTCCAATGCTAAAAGAAGTTTTTCAAAAATTTAACAATAAGGGTTTTGAAGTCATAGGTATTGCTTTAGAGGATGATAAAATGAAATGGCAAAAGGCTATTGAAGTGGATAAGGTTAGTATTTGGGATCATGTCATTGCTGGAAAGGACAATACCCTGGGGGAGGAATATAATTTTAAGGCTATACCTGCTTATATATTAATTGATAAAAATGGATTAATTATAGATCGATTTTTGGGTGAAGACGGTGATATAATTAACAAATTGGAAGAAAAATTAAATTCTTTATTAGGCGCAGGTCATAGAAATTTTTCATCCTAA
- a CDS encoding CPBP family intramembrane glutamic endopeptidase: MPTDQKQIANDITKPVNHKAFLFDLIIYIAVMFLIRELYFPSVGFIINGLFWSLTTLVMATWRMKVRKVTWKDLGLRKPESFKKTVVVTIGIFVAIVVSIMAFEMIKDYLPFSVEQKNYSENSASKFGHLKGNWSLFFTIMPAVLLESMLEELLDRGFLIYWFENLFSKTTIATILAVILQALIFGFRHSYDLSDRSISVGLIGLVMGIAYVKFGRNLWPLIIAHAVLNTISMVDRV; this comes from the coding sequence ATGCCAACTGACCAAAAGCAAATTGCTAATGATATAACAAAACCAGTTAATCACAAAGCTTTCTTATTCGACCTAATTATTTACATTGCTGTAATGTTCTTGATTAGGGAGCTATATTTTCCAAGTGTAGGTTTTATCATAAACGGACTATTTTGGTCATTGACGACTTTAGTAATGGCTACTTGGAGGATGAAAGTTCGCAAAGTAACGTGGAAAGACTTAGGACTTCGAAAACCAGAAAGTTTCAAAAAAACAGTAGTGGTGACTATCGGAATTTTTGTAGCTATTGTTGTTTCAATAATGGCTTTTGAAATGATAAAAGATTATTTACCATTTTCAGTAGAACAAAAAAATTATTCAGAAAATTCAGCGTCTAAATTTGGCCATCTAAAAGGAAATTGGTCGCTCTTTTTTACTATTATGCCAGCAGTTTTGCTTGAATCGATGTTAGAAGAATTACTAGACAGGGGTTTTCTAATCTATTGGTTTGAGAATTTATTTTCTAAAACGACAATAGCCACAATACTTGCAGTAATTTTACAAGCCCTGATTTTTGGGTTTAGGCATTCATATGATTTGTCAGACAGGTCAATTAGCGTTGGACTTATTGGGTTAGTAATGGGAATTGCTTACGTGAAATTTGGAAGAAATTTGTGGCCTTTAATAATTGCTCATGCCGTCCTGAACACCATTTCTATGGTAGATAGAGTATAA
- a CDS encoding amino acid permease, whose translation MIKKTFGTFAGVFTPTTLTILGVIMYIRQPWVVGNAGIVGALGILLISVAITFTTALSLSSITTNVRIGTGGAFSIISKSLGLEIGGAIGIPFYIAQALAVAMYVFGFREGLVSIVPYFNPILLDIIIFSVVMAIAFISTSFAFKIQYVILGIIVLSLISIYGALFINDLNYDFELFGKYPGSIENNFSGTSFWVVFAVFFPAVTGVMAGANMSGDLTSPRKSIPKGTISAVILTTIIYISLIFVASLLATPNEMASNYNLFIDKAVYSPIVLAGLLGATLSSALGSFIGAPRIMLALAEKGILPKSKELAKTSKKGEPVNSMLITAVIVFIGISLRDLNTIAPILTMFFMITYAMVNIVVLVEQSLSLPSYRPTLKVPLIIPALGAFGSIAIMFVINVIVALTSLILIFLFYFYLVNLKLKSEVGDSRSGLFTALAEWATKKSSNLSPQKEIRSWRPDLLIPMTMPKEIRSSYKLIHSIISPNGSIKILSLFNDNPEEQKNIELFLINASQKYKENGISVSYAFVENRELNTTINISMQSLNAAFFKPNTIFVSVDTGNVNLEFYDKLIADVKKNNFGMIIYIPFSTASLAIEKTINLWLTDVPFNWKETFNLGNNDLSTLLSLLICKNWKGEINALIVNKNPDSKFSETDIEDIKTMVRFPNKTSISVKQGDLLNNVKKYRNADINIFSVDADMSTADMIYLVNESRISGIFCVDSNMENVLV comes from the coding sequence ATGATAAAAAAGACCTTTGGAACGTTTGCTGGAGTTTTTACCCCAACTACTTTAACAATACTTGGGGTAATCATGTACATTCGTCAACCATGGGTTGTTGGAAATGCTGGTATTGTAGGAGCATTAGGAATTTTACTAATTTCGGTAGCCATTACGTTTACAACAGCTTTAAGTTTATCTTCAATAACTACTAATGTACGTATAGGTACTGGTGGTGCTTTTAGTATTATCTCAAAATCTTTGGGTTTGGAAATTGGTGGTGCTATTGGTATTCCTTTTTACATAGCACAAGCTTTAGCAGTAGCCATGTACGTTTTTGGGTTCCGAGAAGGATTGGTCTCCATAGTACCTTACTTTAATCCAATACTACTTGATATTATTATTTTTTCAGTTGTAATGGCTATTGCTTTTATAAGCACAAGTTTTGCTTTTAAAATTCAATATGTCATCCTTGGTATTATTGTACTCTCGTTAATCTCTATTTATGGAGCACTCTTTATCAATGATTTAAACTATGACTTCGAATTATTCGGTAAATATCCTGGATCAATAGAAAATAATTTTAGTGGTACATCATTTTGGGTTGTATTTGCTGTGTTTTTTCCAGCTGTGACTGGTGTAATGGCAGGTGCTAATATGTCTGGTGACCTCACGAGTCCACGAAAAAGCATTCCTAAAGGAACTATTTCAGCAGTAATTTTAACAACTATTATTTATATAAGTTTAATATTTGTGGCTTCCCTTTTAGCAACTCCAAATGAAATGGCATCAAACTATAATTTGTTTATAGATAAAGCGGTTTATAGTCCTATTGTACTGGCCGGTTTATTGGGAGCAACATTATCTTCTGCATTAGGATCATTTATAGGTGCTCCACGAATTATGCTTGCCCTAGCTGAAAAGGGAATATTACCTAAAAGCAAGGAGCTTGCAAAAACATCAAAAAAAGGAGAGCCAGTCAATTCTATGTTAATAACTGCTGTTATTGTATTTATAGGAATTTCATTACGTGATTTAAACACCATTGCCCCAATTCTTACTATGTTTTTCATGATCACCTATGCCATGGTTAATATTGTAGTCCTTGTTGAGCAATCATTGAGTTTACCAAGTTATAGACCTACTTTAAAAGTCCCATTAATTATACCAGCTTTGGGTGCCTTTGGTTCTATCGCCATCATGTTTGTTATTAATGTCATTGTCGCCTTAACATCTCTAATTTTAATATTTTTATTTTACTTCTATCTGGTTAATTTAAAATTAAAATCAGAAGTTGGTGATTCGCGTAGTGGTCTTTTTACTGCTCTTGCTGAATGGGCTACCAAAAAATCTAGTAATCTGAGCCCTCAAAAAGAAATTAGATCATGGCGTCCTGATCTTCTAATACCAATGACCATGCCGAAGGAAATTAGAAGCTCTTACAAGCTAATTCATTCAATTATCAGTCCGAATGGTTCCATTAAAATTTTATCCTTATTTAATGATAACCCAGAAGAACAGAAAAATATTGAGTTGTTTTTGATAAATGCTTCACAAAAATATAAAGAAAATGGCATCTCAGTTTCTTATGCATTTGTAGAAAACAGAGAACTGAATACAACTATCAATATTAGTATGCAATCTTTGAACGCAGCCTTTTTTAAACCAAATACTATATTTGTTAGTGTTGACACTGGAAATGTTAATTTAGAATTTTATGATAAATTAATCGCTGATGTTAAAAAAAACAATTTTGGAATGATAATTTATATTCCATTTTCTACGGCAAGTTTGGCCATAGAAAAAACCATAAATCTTTGGTTAACAGATGTCCCCTTTAATTGGAAAGAAACTTTCAATCTTGGAAATAATGATTTATCAACACTTTTATCTCTACTAATTTGTAAGAATTGGAAAGGTGAAATTAACGCACTCATTGTTAACAAAAATCCAGATTCAAAATTTTCAGAAACTGATATTGAAGACATAAAAACTATGGTTCGATTTCCCAATAAAACCAGCATTTCAGTGAAACAAGGAGATCTTTTGAATAATGTTAAAAAATATCGAAATGCAGACATTAATATATTTAGTGTTGATGCTGATATGTCAACGGCTGATATGATTTATTTGGTCAACGAATCGAGAATATCTGGAATTTTCTGTGTAGATTCAAATATGGAGAATGTTCTAGTATAG
- a CDS encoding VTT domain-containing protein, with protein sequence MNIFLDFILNLDQHLFALVLDYGIWIYIILFLIVFMETGLVLMAFLPGDILLFTAGTFCAGVQNDVGQTAELNLLIVLFLLTLAAILGDNLNYYIGKNLGLKLLNCKIKDKPLINPTYTIKTNEFYARHGSKTIIIARFLPVIRTFAPFVAGIGTMTYSKFVRFNVIGAFVWVFSLVFLGYFFGNLPFVKQNFETVIFGIIVLSLVPILLEIYRNKPKKTDIKKFYKT encoded by the coding sequence ATGAATATTTTCTTAGATTTTATCCTAAATCTTGACCAACACCTCTTTGCATTGGTTTTAGATTATGGCATTTGGATTTATATTATTCTGTTTTTAATAGTATTTATGGAAACAGGATTGGTGCTTATGGCCTTTTTACCAGGAGATATTTTGTTGTTTACAGCAGGTACTTTTTGTGCCGGCGTTCAAAATGATGTGGGGCAAACAGCCGAATTAAATCTGCTTATTGTTCTTTTTCTATTAACGCTAGCAGCAATTCTTGGAGACAATCTCAATTATTATATTGGTAAAAATCTTGGACTTAAACTACTAAACTGTAAAATAAAAGATAAGCCCTTGATTAATCCTACATATACTATAAAGACCAACGAATTCTATGCACGCCATGGTTCAAAAACCATTATTATCGCTCGGTTCTTACCTGTCATTAGAACTTTTGCCCCCTTTGTAGCAGGAATTGGAACAATGACTTATTCGAAATTTGTACGTTTTAATGTGATTGGGGCATTTGTATGGGTTTTTAGTTTGGTGTTTCTTGGTTACTTTTTCGGAAACCTACCCTTCGTAAAACAAAATTTTGAAACTGTCATCTTTGGAATTATCGTCTTGTCTTTAGTTCCAATCTTACTAGAAATTTATAGGAACAAACCTAAAAAAACAGATATCAAAAAGTTCTATAAAACATAG
- a CDS encoding two-component regulator propeller domain-containing protein encodes MKLKLLLYLIILTFLSSCNGQNNSKVNSKKENTSIIDITKVETVKELGENIMLVYQDKKNNHWFGSSEDGIYKYDGKKILHITTKNGLPNNGIGEIKEDHLGNIYFNTSSGIIKSDGENFHLLKVDDLKSNWKLEPNDLWFKDGWDSGYVYRYDGSYLYKLKLPKTKLGEDHILNNPNYPNPYTVYSIYKDSKGNVWFGTGALGAFRYNGKSFDWILEKDVVEIFNEPTEVSNGVRSIVEDENGDFWFNTEYRYSVYDSATLKSNKFYTRHESIGGLDGKNESDLNEYLSTVRDENNNLWFVTYRNGVWKYDGTKITHYAVQDNSKDITLFSIYKDNNGDLWLGTHKNGAYKFNGITFEKFVK; translated from the coding sequence ATGAAATTAAAACTGCTTTTATACTTAATCATATTAACTTTTTTATCCTCGTGCAACGGACAGAATAATTCGAAAGTCAATAGCAAAAAAGAGAATACGAGCATCATTGATATTACAAAAGTTGAAACTGTTAAGGAACTTGGAGAAAATATAATGCTTGTATATCAAGATAAAAAAAACAATCATTGGTTTGGAAGTTCGGAAGATGGAATATACAAGTATGACGGTAAAAAAATTCTTCATATCACAACTAAAAACGGCTTGCCCAATAACGGAATTGGTGAAATTAAAGAAGACCATTTAGGAAATATTTACTTTAATACAAGTAGTGGCATTATTAAATCTGACGGTGAAAATTTCCATTTATTAAAAGTAGATGATTTGAAAAGCAATTGGAAATTGGAACCAAATGATTTGTGGTTTAAAGATGGTTGGGATTCAGGATATGTTTATAGATACGATGGAAGTTATTTATACAAACTAAAGCTACCAAAGACAAAACTTGGAGAAGACCATATTTTAAACAACCCAAACTATCCAAACCCATATACAGTATATAGCATTTACAAAGACAGTAAAGGAAATGTCTGGTTTGGCACAGGAGCATTAGGAGCGTTCCGATACAATGGAAAATCATTTGACTGGATTTTAGAAAAAGACGTTGTGGAAATTTTTAACGAACCTACAGAAGTTTCTAATGGAGTGCGGTCAATTGTTGAAGATGAAAATGGCGACTTTTGGTTCAATACCGAATATCGTTATAGTGTTTATGACAGCGCAACATTAAAAAGCAATAAATTTTACACAAGACATGAAAGCATAGGTGGTTTAGATGGGAAAAATGAGAGCGATTTGAACGAGTATCTATCAACAGTAAGAGACGAAAATAATAACTTGTGGTTTGTAACCTACCGTAATGGCGTATGGAAATATGATGGAACGAAAATTACTCATTATGCTGTTCAAGATAATTCAAAAGACATTACTTTGTTCAGCATTTACAAAGACAACAATGGCGACCTTTGGCTTGGGACCCACAAAAATGGAGCATATAAATTCAATGGTATAACATTTGAAAAATTTGTAAAATGA
- a CDS encoding type II CAAX prenyl endopeptidase Rce1 family protein, protein MNRKKLFVFLILTFLWSWILWIIGLNYLSDGINQESIGKFLVFFFVGVYGPTISAIITTLFFDGLIGVFELIKKLFIWKVPLKYYVYLILLPLIFVIIGIALYSQFIGEIGGFDKMAYLSIPTILLAGLYAGPLGEELGWRGFLLSEFQKKYSNLKSAIIIGFIWFIWHIPLWWAPFGTLVSGEPISLIPVITYFTMLICLSIIITWLVINSKGSVLIAILFHLSINAGIALLFYPELNLDFKKVHLLSSIGMLIFTGFLIVKNKLKTSANIV, encoded by the coding sequence ATGAATAGGAAAAAATTATTTGTGTTTTTAATACTGACCTTTTTGTGGTCTTGGATACTTTGGATTATCGGATTAAACTACCTTTCAGATGGAATTAATCAAGAGTCAATCGGTAAATTTTTAGTTTTCTTTTTTGTTGGGGTATATGGACCAACAATTTCCGCAATAATTACAACTCTATTTTTTGATGGACTTATAGGAGTATTTGAATTAATCAAGAAACTCTTTATATGGAAAGTTCCTTTAAAATATTATGTATACCTAATTCTTTTACCTCTAATATTTGTCATTATTGGCATTGCACTTTACAGCCAGTTTATTGGGGAGATTGGAGGTTTTGATAAAATGGCATATCTATCGATACCAACAATATTATTAGCGGGATTGTATGCTGGACCTTTGGGAGAAGAGCTTGGATGGAGAGGTTTTTTATTGTCTGAGTTTCAAAAAAAATATTCAAACTTAAAAAGTGCAATCATTATTGGATTTATATGGTTTATTTGGCATATCCCACTATGGTGGGCACCATTCGGGACCTTGGTTAGTGGAGAACCAATATCTTTAATTCCTGTTATTACATATTTTACTATGCTAATCTGCCTATCCATAATAATTACTTGGTTAGTAATTAATTCAAAAGGAAGTGTTCTTATTGCAATTTTATTTCACTTGTCAATTAATGCAGGAATCGCATTGCTGTTTTACCCTGAATTGAATTTGGATTTCAAAAAAGTACATTTATTGTCAAGTATTGGAATGCTAATATTTACTGGGTTCCTAATAGTAAAGAATAAATTAAAAACAAGTGCCAACATCGTATAA
- the istA gene encoding IS21 family transposase, whose product MANKQIEMRKIKQIFKLYSEGVSKRQISLITGLSRNTITKYIDFFKRYGLTNYEVSSMTLEELNRLFKTDQKGKSQQLLTLETYFPYFDKELRKTGVTKELLWQEYASKHPDGYKLSQFRYWYREWAKEVSPVMHFTHKAGDKLFIDFTGKKLSIVDRYTGEIQDLEVFVCVLGSSQYTYVEACESQKKEDFIACVENALWFYGGVPQALVPDNLRAAVTKSSRYEPKVNETFIDFAEHYETAVLPTRAYRPRDKAIVENAVRIIYTRVFAPLRNQTIHTKAALNKAILELLKTHNSTSFRGREYSRYSLFEEIEKHQLRPLPAKRYEIKRYANATVHKNSHIYFSKDKHYYSLPYQHIGKRIKMVYSDSAVEIYYQQELLTVHPRNKQKYGYSTIKEHMPSHHRFISEWSSEKFITWAEQVGNNCKVLIINILEKKQHPEQSYKSCLGILHLTKKVGNTRLDNACKRALDYGAHNYNIVERILKNGWDTLDEDIEDQPDIPNHSNIRGSHYYK is encoded by the coding sequence ATGGCCAACAAACAAATAGAAATGCGAAAAATAAAACAGATTTTCAAACTTTACAGTGAAGGAGTCAGTAAGCGTCAAATAAGCCTAATCACAGGGCTATCACGTAATACCATCACTAAATATATTGACTTTTTTAAGCGCTATGGGCTTACTAATTACGAAGTGTCTTCCATGACACTCGAGGAGCTGAACAGACTTTTTAAAACCGACCAAAAAGGTAAGAGCCAACAACTATTGACTCTAGAAACATACTTTCCTTATTTCGACAAAGAACTGCGCAAAACGGGTGTAACCAAAGAGCTACTCTGGCAAGAGTATGCTTCCAAACATCCAGATGGTTACAAACTTTCCCAGTTTAGATATTGGTACCGGGAGTGGGCTAAAGAAGTGTCTCCAGTGATGCATTTTACACACAAAGCTGGCGATAAACTTTTTATTGATTTTACAGGTAAGAAGCTTTCCATCGTAGACCGTTACACAGGTGAGATACAAGATTTAGAAGTCTTTGTTTGTGTATTGGGAAGTAGCCAATATACGTATGTTGAGGCTTGTGAGAGCCAAAAGAAAGAAGACTTTATAGCTTGTGTAGAAAATGCACTTTGGTTTTATGGCGGTGTACCACAAGCTTTAGTGCCCGATAACTTGAGGGCAGCAGTTACTAAAAGTAGTCGTTACGAACCGAAAGTAAATGAGACTTTTATAGATTTTGCTGAGCATTATGAAACGGCAGTACTTCCAACTAGAGCCTACAGACCTAGAGATAAAGCCATCGTCGAAAATGCTGTACGTATCATATATACACGTGTCTTTGCGCCATTGCGTAACCAAACGATCCATACTAAAGCTGCACTGAATAAGGCTATATTAGAACTTCTTAAAACCCATAACAGCACCTCTTTTAGGGGGCGTGAATATTCTCGCTATTCGTTATTTGAAGAGATTGAAAAGCATCAGCTCAGACCATTGCCAGCAAAACGCTATGAGATTAAACGCTACGCTAATGCAACGGTTCATAAAAACAGCCATATTTATTTTAGTAAGGACAAACACTATTATAGTCTGCCCTATCAGCATATAGGCAAGCGTATCAAAATGGTTTACTCAGATAGCGCAGTAGAGATTTACTACCAGCAGGAACTGCTTACGGTACATCCAAGAAACAAGCAAAAATATGGGTATAGCACGATAAAGGAACACATGCCTTCCCATCACCGCTTTATCAGCGAGTGGAGCAGTGAAAAATTCATTACCTGGGCAGAGCAAGTTGGTAATAATTGTAAGGTGTTAATCATTAACATATTAGAAAAGAAACAACACCCTGAGCAATCCTACAAATCGTGTTTAGGCATATTGCACCTTACTAAAAAGGTAGGCAATACACGGCTAGATAATGCCTGTAAGCGAGCATTAGACTATGGAGCGCATAACTACAATATTGTAGAGCGTATCCTTAAAAACGGCTGGGACACTTTAGATGAAGATATCGAAGATCAACCAGATATCCCAAACCATAGCAATATTAGAGGGAGCCATTATTACAAATAA
- the istB gene encoding IS21-like element helper ATPase IstB has product MNKQTLEHMKQLRLYGMYRAFDSSLSPQSINYTNDELIAYLLQSEWDDRQNRKIERLTKAARFRYSAVMEAIDFDASRQLDKNQIQRFASCEFIKQKQNILITGSTGAGKSYIASAIGHQACSLGYKVMYYNTNKLFTMLKTSKADGSYLKQINKLEKQDLLIIDDFGLKALDAINRHSFMEIIEDRHGEHSIIIASQLPVEAWHEIIGEQTIADAILDRLVHNAHRIHIKGESMRKKMKNKD; this is encoded by the coding sequence ATGAATAAACAGACATTAGAACACATGAAACAACTAAGGCTATACGGCATGTACAGAGCCTTTGACAGCAGTTTATCACCACAAAGTATAAACTACACAAATGATGAACTCATCGCATATCTGCTCCAAAGCGAATGGGATGACCGCCAAAACAGAAAGATAGAACGGTTAACAAAAGCGGCACGTTTTAGATATAGTGCTGTTATGGAAGCTATCGATTTTGATGCTTCAAGACAGCTAGATAAAAATCAAATACAACGCTTTGCTAGCTGTGAGTTTATAAAGCAAAAACAGAATATCCTTATCACAGGAAGTACAGGTGCTGGAAAAAGCTATATAGCATCAGCTATTGGTCATCAGGCGTGTTCATTGGGATATAAAGTCATGTATTATAACACGAATAAACTTTTTACCATGCTTAAAACATCAAAAGCAGATGGCTCTTATTTAAAACAAATCAATAAACTAGAAAAACAAGACCTACTGATTATAGATGACTTTGGACTCAAAGCTTTAGATGCTATAAATAGGCACTCTTTTATGGAAATTATTGAAGATAGACACGGAGAACACAGTATTATTATAGCTTCACAATTACCAGTAGAAGCATGGCATGAAATTATAGGAGAACAAACCATCGCAGATGCCATTTTAGACCGCCTTGTACATAATGCACACAGAATACATATTAAAGGAGAATCGATGCGTAAAAAAATGAAAAATAAAGACTAA